In one window of Alkalilimnicola sp. S0819 DNA:
- a CDS encoding toxic anion resistance protein, protein MSKQAEQGSGSGLSLPPVADLERELSQADQTPVEDPQLAAQADTFVEQVLAGGDEDAQRHRESVDGMGIEIQRQAAHRSDMLQTPIRQLARQGEEGGPIAGALLQLREQMQGLDPGRQKLSGGGLSRALALLPGVSSPLQRYFHKFETAQQTVDNIIQDLEGGREMLRRDNITLADDQQALREVIAQLRRQIALGRMIDRRFAQRLTDLPAGSPRRGFIEEELLFPLRQRVVDLQQQLAVSQQGVLALEVVIRNNRELMRGVDRALNVTVSALNVAVAVAMALANQRLVLDRVQALNSSTSEMIAGTSRALRQQGVEIQTRASGTVLDMEQLEQAFGDVMGAIDELSRYRREALPRLDEQIGRLEELGAQGDAAIRRLDEGNAAQPAS, encoded by the coding sequence ATGAGCAAGCAAGCGGAACAGGGATCGGGCTCGGGGCTTTCCCTGCCGCCGGTGGCGGACCTGGAGCGGGAACTGAGCCAGGCGGACCAGACCCCGGTAGAAGACCCGCAGCTGGCGGCCCAAGCCGATACCTTCGTCGAGCAGGTGCTGGCCGGCGGCGACGAGGACGCCCAGCGTCATCGCGAATCCGTGGACGGCATGGGTATCGAGATCCAGCGCCAGGCGGCCCATCGCAGCGACATGCTGCAGACCCCCATACGCCAGCTGGCCCGGCAGGGTGAGGAAGGCGGGCCGATTGCCGGTGCGCTGTTGCAGTTGCGCGAGCAGATGCAGGGCCTGGACCCCGGCCGGCAGAAGCTCTCCGGGGGGGGGCTCAGCCGCGCGCTGGCGCTGTTGCCCGGGGTGAGCAGTCCGCTGCAGCGCTACTTTCACAAGTTCGAGACCGCCCAGCAGACCGTGGACAACATCATCCAGGACCTGGAGGGCGGCCGAGAGATGCTGCGCCGGGACAACATCACCCTGGCTGATGACCAGCAGGCCCTGCGAGAGGTCATCGCCCAGCTGCGTCGCCAGATCGCGCTGGGCAGGATGATCGACCGCCGGTTTGCGCAGCGGCTCACCGATCTGCCCGCGGGCTCGCCGCGGCGCGGCTTCATCGAGGAGGAACTGCTCTTTCCGCTGCGCCAGCGCGTGGTGGACCTGCAGCAGCAGCTGGCCGTGAGCCAGCAGGGCGTGCTGGCCCTGGAAGTGGTGATCCGCAACAACCGCGAGCTGATGCGCGGGGTGGACCGGGCGCTGAACGTCACCGTGTCGGCGCTCAACGTGGCGGTGGCGGTAGCCATGGCGCTGGCCAATCAGCGCCTGGTGCTGGACCGGGTGCAGGCACTCAACAGCAGCACCTCGGAGATGATCGCCGGCACCTCCCGGGCGCTGCGCCAGCAGGGGGTGGAGATCCAGACCCGTGCCTCGGGCACGGTGCTGGATATGGAGCAGCTGGAACAGGCCTTCGGGGACGTGATGGGGGCCATCGACGAGCTCTCCCGTTATCGCCGCGAGGCGCTGCCGAGACTCGATGAGCAGATCGGCCGGCTGGAGGAGCTGGGCGCCCAGGGGGATGCGGCGATACGGCGCCTGGACGAGGGGAACGCCGCGCAGCCGGCGAGCTGA
- a CDS encoding cobyrinic acid a,c-diamide synthase, whose product MFALLQGFAIGLFLSCPVWFLLGMYNPRVAVPHRPDQPPRRWQVLLRYWFIVPFIAFLIWLTSLWGGWGPSLAGWLLGLGALAVEVPLESRWRRFRARWQERRRERAREAEALKARARLEQQEREAGLAVLDPNRPPVDADAVVLGLCEAKGRLLTQHRPDLAVQADRLYSRYAHVGAVLADKFQPGELAHQRAAGLAAEVCRNATDQLNTMASLLRGVAGVDGEYVQRRLSRDGGKLSTEEREALHRRLALLEDTERRLRTLSGRNEAAVTALDDAAASIARLRTEPSQASVAADQALRELGRFMDQAQRYDRGERV is encoded by the coding sequence ATGTTCGCCCTGCTGCAAGGCTTCGCCATCGGACTGTTCCTGTCCTGCCCCGTGTGGTTTCTGCTGGGCATGTACAACCCCCGCGTGGCCGTGCCCCATCGGCCCGACCAGCCGCCGCGGCGTTGGCAGGTGCTGCTGCGCTACTGGTTCATTGTCCCCTTCATCGCCTTCCTGATCTGGCTCACCTCCTTGTGGGGCGGCTGGGGGCCGAGTCTGGCCGGCTGGTTGCTGGGTCTGGGGGCGCTGGCGGTGGAGGTGCCGCTGGAGAGCCGCTGGCGGCGGTTTCGTGCCCGCTGGCAGGAACGGCGACGGGAGCGTGCGCGAGAGGCCGAGGCCTTGAAGGCGCGAGCACGGCTGGAGCAGCAGGAGCGAGAGGCGGGCCTGGCGGTACTGGACCCAAACCGGCCGCCCGTGGATGCCGATGCGGTGGTGCTGGGCCTGTGTGAGGCCAAGGGCCGGCTGCTGACGCAGCATCGTCCGGACCTGGCCGTGCAGGCGGACCGGCTCTACAGCCGTTATGCCCATGTGGGCGCCGTGCTGGCGGACAAGTTTCAGCCCGGGGAGCTGGCGCACCAGCGTGCCGCGGGGCTTGCCGCCGAGGTCTGTCGCAATGCCACCGACCAGCTCAACACCATGGCGTCGCTGTTGCGGGGCGTGGCGGGCGTGGACGGGGAATACGTGCAACGACGTCTGAGCCGTGACGGCGGCAAACTCAGCACCGAGGAGCGCGAGGCGCTGCATCGCCGCCTGGCGTTGCTGGAGGATACCGAGCGGCGACTGCGCACCTTGAGCGGGCGCAACGAGGCGGCGGTGACGGCCCTGGATGACGCGGCGGCCTCCATCGCCCGGTTGCGCACCGAACCCAGCCAGGCCTCGGTGGCGGCGGATCAGGCCCTGCGGGAACTGGGGAGGTTCATGGATCAAGCCCAGCGTTACGACAGAGGGGAGCGGGTATGA